In a genomic window of Erinaceus europaeus chromosome 12, mEriEur2.1, whole genome shotgun sequence:
- the LOC132541785 gene encoding regakine-1-like, with protein sequence MAGVDVADSHACLIPSKLPLIKEAQDLDFKESEKPGIFIPALYLQPVTHQKMKVSLVALAFLLAIATLHSEAQELPKKQVSCCLAFISRKIQLRHLRSYEWTSDQCSMPGVIFLTKKGRQICADPRDAWVKETIRNLDSKSQLSGSGATTTTQGI encoded by the exons ATGGCAGGAGTGGATGTAGCAGATAGCCATGCCTGTCTGATTCCCAGTAAG TTACCTCTTATAAAAGAGGCTCAGGATCTAGATTTCAAAGAGTCAGAGAAGCCAGGAATCTTCATCCCAGCCCTGTATCTACAGCCGGTCACCCACCAGAAGATGAAGGTTAGCCTGGTTGCCCTGGCATTCCTCCTCGCCATTGCCACCCTCCACTCGGAAGCCCAAG AACTACCAAAAAAACAGGTTTCCTGCTGTTTAGCCTTCATCTCTCGGAAAATTCAACTCCGTCACTTGAGAAGTTACGAATGGACGAGTGACCAGTGCTCCATGCCAGGCGTCAT CTTCCTTACTAAAAAGGGGCGACAGATCTGTGCTGACCCCAGAGATGCCTGGGTGAAGGAAACTATCAGAAACCTGGATTCTAAGTCACAGTTATCTGGGAGCGGTGCAACCACTACAACCCAGGGAATATAA